ACCTGTCGGAGCTGCTCCCCGGCCGCGGCATCGAGACCCTCGTCATCACCGGGATCGACACCGCCGCCGTGGAGACCACCGCCCGGACCGCCCGGGAGGCCGGCCACCGCCTGTTCCTGCCGCATGACGCGACCGCCGGGGAGAACGGCGACGCCCACCGGCTCGCCGTGCAGGGAACCCTCCCCGAGCTCGGGACCGTGTGCACCACCGACGACGTGCTCGCCGCCCTGACCCCCTGAACGCTCAGGAGACGACGTCCTTGGCCCGGAAGTGGCGGAAGGCGAGGGCGAGCAGGACGGCCGAGTAGGCGAGGGAGATCGCCGTGCCCTTGGCCATCCCCGTCCACTGGACCGTGGGCTGCATGGCGTCCATCCAGGAGTAGGCCCAGTGGGTGGGCAGGAAGTCGCGCCAGGCCCCCAGAGCGGTGACGGCGTCCAGGATGTTGCTGACGATCACCAGGCCGACGGCTCCGCCCACCGCGCCCAGCGGCGAGTCGGTGGCGACGGAGAGGAAGAACGCCAGCGCCGCCACGACCAGTTGGGCGATCAACGCGTACCCGACGATGATCGCCATCCGGCCGAGGGCGGTGTCCACCGGGACGGTGCCGCCGGTGGGCAGCTCCACATCGCCCCAGCCGAAGGCCACGGTGCCCGCGACCAGGGCCATCGCCGGCAGACAGACGATCGCCAGGGTCGCGTACCCGAGCGCCACGATGAGCTTCTGGCGGAGGAGCCGGGCCCGGGGCACGGGCGCGGCCAGCAGGTAGCGCAGGGACGACCACCCCGCCTCACTGGCCACGGTGTCGCCGCAGAAGAGCGCCACCGCGACCACGAGGAGGAAGCCCGCCGAGACGAACAGGGTGAACAGGGCGAAGTTGAGGGCGCTCGCGGTGGCCACGTCGACCAGGCTGGGGACGCCGTCCGGGCCCGGATCGCCGCCGATCTTGAACGCCGCGACCAGGACCCAGGGCAGCAGCACCAGGAACGCGAAGGCCACCATGGTCCGGCGTCGCCGGAACTGACGGACGGCCTCCACCCGGAGCGGCAGCGTGCGCCGCACCGAGTGGGCGGCGGTCGGCCCGGTCTCCAGGGACCGATCGTCGTCGACCCGCACGGGTGTGCCCATCAGGAGCCCTCTCCGATGATCTCCAGGAACGCGTCCTCCAGCCGCCGGCCGCTGCCGACGATCTCGCTCACCGGTCCGGCGGCGACCCGGCGGCCCCGCGACATCACCACCGCGTGCGTGCAGGTCTGCTCCACCTCGGCGAGCAGATGGCTGGACACGATCACGGTGCGTCCGGCGCCCGCGTACCGGACCAGGACGTCGCGCATCTCGCGGATCTGGGGCGGGTCGAGCCCGTTCGTCGGCTCGTCCAGGACCAGTAGGTCGGGGAGGCCCAGCATCGCCTGCGCGATGGCCAGCCGCTGCCGCATCCCCTGCGAGTAGGTGCGGACCGGGCGGTCGAGGGCCGCGCCGAGGTCGGCGATGGCCAGCGCCTCGTCCAGATGGGCGTCGACGGCGGGACGGCCGGTCGCCCGCCAGTACAGGTCGAGGTTGTCGCGGCCGGACAGGTGCGGCAGGAAGCCCGGGCCCTCCACGAACGAGCCGAGCCGCGCCAGGACCGAGGCCCCCGGACGCACCCGCCGGCCGAAGATGCGGATCTCGCCCGCGTCGGGATGGATGAGCCCCATCAGCATCCGCAGCGTCGTCGTCTTGCCCGCCCCGTTCGGGCCGAGCAGCCCGAGCACCTGCCCCTGCTCCACCCGGAACGACAGGTCGTCGACCGCGAGATGGCCGTTGCGGTACGCCTTGGTCAGCCCGGTGATCTGCAGCGGTACGCCGTCGAGCGCGGGATCGTGGGAGTCGGCGCGGGACCGGCGGCCGGGGACCAGGATCCCGGCCGCGAGGGCCAGCGCCACCACCGGCAGGACCCACACCCACGCCGGCAGGGGGGCGCCGGGCGTCGTCAGCGCGGGCACCGTCGGCACCGTCAGCGCCGACGCCACCGAGACCTTGTACGTCGCGGGCTTGGCCGGAGTGGCGAAGCCCATGTCCGTCGTGCTCAGCACCAGCCGCAGCCGGTGGCCCCGGTCGAAGCGGTGGTCCATCGGCGGCAACGTCACCGTCGCCTCGCCGCCCTTCTCCACCCGCAGCGGCGCGGACAGGCGTCTGGCCGGCGTCGCCCTGCCGCCCGGCGCGACGTCGTACAGCTTGGCGAACAGCGTGACCGCCGCGTCGCCGGACACCCGGACCCGCACGGTGGGCGCGCCCGTCAGGTGCAGTCGCCGATCGAGGGGACGGGAGTCGAACGCGGCGCTCTGGCCCGGGACGTCGGACGGCAGACCGCCCCCGCCGAGGCCCTCCAGCGCGCCGAGCGCGCCCAGGCCGGGCAGCGCGGAGATCGAGGCGGGGCTGCCGCCCGCCGGGTTGAAGATCGTCTGCTCGCGTCCGGCGACGGGGACGGACCGGACACCGGCGTCGAGCCCGGGGTACGTCGACGTCCGCGCGGACTCGATCACCACGTCCCCGGTGGAGGAGTCGAGACCGCCGGAACGCGACACGGAGAAGGCGGGCGGCGCGGCGGTGCCGTCCCGGTCCAGATGGCGGTCGAACCAGTCGCGCACCAGGCCGCGGACCCGTTCGCTCTCGGAGTCACCGCCGTCGTGGCCGCCCTGGATCCAGGCGACCGACACCGGCGCGCCGTTGCGGGCGATGGCCCGCGCACTGGCGTCCGCCTGGTCGAGCGGGAACAACGAGTCCGTCTGCCCCTGGACGAGCAGCGTGGGGACCTTGATCCGGTCGGCGTACGCGGCGGGGCTGGAACGGCGCAGGATCGCCACGGCCTCCGGTGTGGGCCGGCCGGTCTCGGCCACCTCCTGATACATCGCGCAGAGCTCCGGCCGGAACCGTCCACAGGCTGTGGACGGCGCGGGCCCTCGCGAGGATGGACCGAAAGCGCCCTCGGAGCTTCCGGCGGTGAAGAAGACGCCCGCCCAGAGCTTCTTGAAGACCCCGGTCCCCGGCCCGGCCCCGGTGGCGTTCGGGAACAG
The DNA window shown above is from Thermomonospora umbrina and carries:
- a CDS encoding alpha/beta fold hydrolase gives rise to the protein MDQGGAFRRPWAAFKRRWTRRWALITGVLLLAGGGLAWAAGGDAPVRDEHLRIPVVDGPQDDQRVTLDATFFHPVGRGDAPAVLLAHGFGGSKDDTRAEAQELARAGYAVLTWSARGFGRSTGEIALDSPDYEVKDTRQLVDWLARRPEVRKDRAGDPRVGVAGESYGGAIALLTAAHDPRVDAIAPQLTWNDLAEVLFPNATGAGPGTGVFKKLWAGVFFTAGSSEGAFGPSSRGPAPSTACGRFRPELCAMYQEVAETGRPTPEAVAILRRSSPAAYADRIKVPTLLVQGQTDSLFPLDQADASARAIARNGAPVSVAWIQGGHDGGDSESERVRGLVRDWFDRHLDRDGTAAPPAFSVSRSGGLDSSTGDVVIESARTSTYPGLDAGVRSVPVAGREQTIFNPAGGSPASISALPGLGALGALEGLGGGGLPSDVPGQSAAFDSRPLDRRLHLTGAPTVRVRVSGDAAVTLFAKLYDVAPGGRATPARRLSAPLRVEKGGEATVTLPPMDHRFDRGHRLRLVLSTTDMGFATPAKPATYKVSVASALTVPTVPALTTPGAPLPAWVWVLPVVALALAAGILVPGRRSRADSHDPALDGVPLQITGLTKAYRNGHLAVDDLSFRVEQGQVLGLLGPNGAGKTTTLRMLMGLIHPDAGEIRIFGRRVRPGASVLARLGSFVEGPGFLPHLSGRDNLDLYWRATGRPAVDAHLDEALAIADLGAALDRPVRTYSQGMRQRLAIAQAMLGLPDLLVLDEPTNGLDPPQIREMRDVLVRYAGAGRTVIVSSHLLAEVEQTCTHAVVMSRGRRVAAGPVSEIVGSGRRLEDAFLEIIGEGS
- a CDS encoding ABC transporter permease, which translates into the protein MGTPVRVDDDRSLETGPTAAHSVRRTLPLRVEAVRQFRRRRTMVAFAFLVLLPWVLVAAFKIGGDPGPDGVPSLVDVATASALNFALFTLFVSAGFLLVVAVALFCGDTVASEAGWSSLRYLLAAPVPRARLLRQKLIVALGYATLAIVCLPAMALVAGTVAFGWGDVELPTGGTVPVDTALGRMAIIVGYALIAQLVVAALAFFLSVATDSPLGAVGGAVGLVIVSNILDAVTALGAWRDFLPTHWAYSWMDAMQPTVQWTGMAKGTAISLAYSAVLLALAFRHFRAKDVVS